Proteins co-encoded in one Streptomyces sp. JH34 genomic window:
- a CDS encoding TetR/AcrR family transcriptional regulator — MARSRLTPEREGELYAAVLDLLGEVGYEALTMDAVAARTRSSKATLYRQWGGKAELVVKALRHNKPMQLGEIDTGSLRGDFHAALRQTDDCQMEKNSALMRGLGQAVHSNPDLLQALRELMIEPELTGLGLMIGRAVDRGEVRPDNPALSYVPHMMIGAFAARELVDGRAVDQTFLLDYAEAVVFPALGV; from the coding sequence ATGGCACGCAGCCGGCTCACACCCGAGCGCGAGGGTGAGCTGTACGCCGCCGTGCTCGATCTGCTCGGCGAGGTCGGCTACGAAGCCCTGACCATGGACGCCGTTGCCGCCCGTACCCGTTCCAGCAAGGCCACTCTCTACCGCCAGTGGGGGGGCAAGGCCGAACTCGTCGTGAAGGCGCTGCGGCACAACAAGCCGATGCAGCTCGGCGAGATCGACACCGGTTCGCTGCGTGGTGACTTCCATGCCGCGCTCCGGCAGACCGACGACTGCCAGATGGAGAAGAACTCCGCGCTGATGCGGGGGCTCGGTCAGGCGGTCCACAGCAATCCCGACCTCCTGCAGGCGCTGCGTGAGCTGATGATCGAGCCGGAACTCACCGGTCTCGGGCTGATGATCGGGCGCGCCGTGGACCGGGGCGAGGTGCGTCCGGACAATCCGGCGCTGTCCTACGTCCCGCACATGATGATCGGTGCCTTCGCCGCTCGTGAGCTGGTCGACGGCCGCGCCGTCGACCAGACGTTCCTCCTCGACTATGCGGAAGCCGTGGTGTTCCCCGCCCTCGGCGTCTGA